Proteins from a single region of Pirellulales bacterium:
- the carB gene encoding carbamoyl-phosphate synthase large subunit yields the protein MPRRNDLHKILLIGSGPIVIGQACEFDYSGTQACKALREEGYEVVLVNSNPATIMTDPGTADRTYIEPLTWEMVAKVIEAERPDAILPTLGGQTGLNIGMDLHRHGVLEQFGVEMIGAKPDVIDKAENRRRFAEAMKKIGLSVCRGETVHNLEEARRVQQEVGLPCIVRPSFTMGGSGSSIAYNKEDFDNLVSYGLELSPIHEVLVEESIVGWKEYEMEVMRDVDDNVVIICSIENFDPMGVHTGDSITVAPAQTLSDKEYQRMRDASLAVIREIGVETGGSNIQFAIDPRTGRMIVIEMNPRVSRSSALASKATGFPIAKIAAKLAIGYRLHELPNDITRETMACFEPSIDYVVTKVPRFAFEKFPEASSTLTTQMKSVGETMAIGRTFKESFQKALRGLEVGAFGFGCDNKDLWGTPQQPAPDEIRAKLSIPNPDRVWYLRYAIKSGMSLDDIYQLTNIDPWFLDNLFEIVELEETLRAIPSLDEVDDALLRRAKRSGFSDRQLSYIFGTSEGDVRAERKRRGIVATFKSVDTCAAEFEAYTPYYYSTYEDEDETPAKRRGTRRIMVLGGGPNRIGQGIEFDYCCCHASFALRELGIESIMVNSNPETVSTDYDTSDLLFFEPLTTEDVLNICDRVQPDGVIVQFGGQTPLNLARALATCGVPIIGTSVDTIEDAEDREKFQRLLNRLDLRQPANAIARTMDEARVEIAKVQYPALVRPSFVLGGRAMEICYDPLQFERYVAEAFLVAQGQPVLIDRFLEDAIEVDVDAISDGHQTIVAGIMEHIEEAGVHSGDSACALPAYSLPGPVLAEIREATHRLAKQLQVKGLMNIQFAVKKEDEKLNVYVLEVNPRASRTVPFVSKATGMPLAKVAAKIMAGVSLAEQGYDCDPIPSHVSVKESVFPFIKFSGVDIVLGPEMRSTGEVMGISDRFSIAFAKSQLAAGVVLPSTGTIFLSLTMRTKRHVRPIGEKLTSLGFNIVATAGTARTLEEAGIPVKIVKKLQEGHPNLLDYLIDGQIQLIINTPSGKGARTDEGRIRAAAVAHGVPCITTIPAAEAALRAMEALRDEELTVQALQDRFPAVAKEV from the coding sequence GTGCCTCGGCGTAACGACCTGCACAAGATCTTGCTGATTGGTTCCGGCCCGATCGTCATCGGCCAGGCGTGCGAATTCGACTACTCCGGCACGCAGGCGTGCAAAGCGCTGCGCGAGGAGGGGTACGAGGTCGTGTTGGTGAATTCGAACCCGGCCACGATCATGACCGATCCGGGCACGGCCGACCGCACGTACATCGAGCCGTTGACCTGGGAGATGGTGGCCAAGGTGATCGAAGCGGAACGGCCCGACGCGATATTGCCGACCCTGGGCGGGCAGACCGGTCTGAACATCGGAATGGATCTGCACCGGCACGGCGTGCTCGAACAATTCGGTGTGGAGATGATCGGCGCCAAGCCGGACGTGATCGACAAGGCGGAAAACCGCCGCCGCTTTGCCGAAGCTATGAAGAAAATCGGGCTCTCCGTATGCCGCGGTGAGACGGTACACAACCTGGAAGAAGCCCGGCGCGTGCAGCAGGAGGTCGGGCTGCCGTGCATCGTGCGCCCCAGCTTCACGATGGGGGGAAGCGGCTCGTCGATCGCTTACAACAAGGAGGATTTCGACAACCTGGTCAGCTACGGGCTGGAGCTGTCGCCGATCCACGAGGTGCTGGTCGAAGAGTCGATCGTCGGCTGGAAAGAATACGAAATGGAGGTGATGCGCGACGTTGACGACAACGTCGTGATCATCTGCTCGATCGAGAACTTCGACCCGATGGGGGTCCACACGGGCGATTCGATCACCGTGGCTCCCGCGCAGACGCTTTCGGACAAGGAATACCAGCGGATGCGCGACGCGTCGCTGGCCGTGATTCGCGAGATCGGCGTCGAGACCGGCGGCTCGAACATCCAGTTCGCTATCGACCCGCGGACCGGGCGGATGATCGTCATCGAAATGAACCCGCGCGTCAGCCGTTCGAGCGCCCTGGCGAGCAAGGCAACGGGATTCCCCATCGCGAAGATCGCGGCCAAGCTGGCCATTGGCTATCGGTTGCACGAACTGCCGAACGACATCACGCGCGAGACGATGGCCTGCTTTGAGCCGAGCATCGACTACGTCGTGACGAAGGTGCCGCGGTTCGCCTTCGAGAAATTCCCCGAGGCTAGCAGCACGCTCACTACGCAGATGAAGAGCGTGGGCGAAACGATGGCCATCGGCCGTACCTTCAAGGAATCGTTCCAGAAGGCGCTGCGCGGGCTGGAAGTCGGCGCCTTCGGTTTCGGCTGCGATAACAAAGACCTGTGGGGCACGCCGCAGCAGCCAGCGCCCGACGAGATTCGCGCCAAGCTCTCGATCCCGAATCCCGATCGCGTGTGGTATTTGCGCTACGCTATCAAGAGCGGCATGTCGCTCGACGACATTTATCAACTGACGAATATCGATCCCTGGTTTCTGGACAATCTGTTCGAGATCGTCGAGCTGGAAGAAACGTTGCGAGCTATTCCGTCGCTCGATGAAGTGGATGACGCGCTGTTGCGCCGCGCGAAGCGATCCGGCTTTTCCGATCGGCAGCTCAGCTATATCTTCGGCACGAGCGAAGGAGACGTGCGGGCCGAGCGAAAGCGGCGCGGCATCGTGGCCACGTTCAAGTCGGTCGACACTTGCGCCGCCGAGTTCGAAGCCTACACGCCCTACTACTATTCGACCTACGAAGACGAAGACGAAACGCCCGCCAAACGCCGCGGCACCAGGCGGATCATGGTCCTGGGGGGCGGACCGAATCGCATCGGACAGGGAATCGAGTTCGACTACTGCTGCTGCCATGCCAGTTTCGCGCTGCGGGAGCTGGGCATCGAGTCGATCATGGTCAACTCGAACCCCGAAACCGTAAGCACCGACTACGACACGAGCGATTTGCTGTTCTTCGAGCCGCTGACGACCGAGGACGTACTCAATATTTGCGACCGCGTGCAGCCCGACGGAGTGATCGTGCAGTTTGGCGGCCAGACGCCGCTGAACCTGGCGCGGGCCCTGGCCACGTGCGGTGTACCGATCATCGGTACCAGCGTCGACACGATCGAAGACGCCGAAGACCGCGAAAAGTTCCAGCGGCTGCTCAATCGGCTCGACCTCCGGCAGCCGGCCAACGCCATCGCCCGCACGATGGACGAGGCACGCGTGGAAATCGCCAAGGTCCAGTATCCGGCGCTTGTCCGGCCAAGCTTCGTGCTGGGGGGCCGGGCGATGGAAATCTGCTACGACCCGCTGCAATTCGAGCGCTACGTGGCCGAGGCGTTTCTGGTCGCGCAAGGTCAGCCGGTGCTGATCGACCGCTTCCTGGAGGACGCGATCGAGGTCGACGTCGACGCGATCTCGGATGGTCACCAGACCATCGTCGCCGGCATCATGGAACACATTGAAGAGGCGGGCGTGCATTCCGGTGACTCGGCCTGTGCGCTGCCGGCCTATAGCCTGCCGGGCCCGGTGCTGGCCGAGATTCGCGAAGCCACGCATCGGCTCGCAAAGCAATTGCAGGTCAAAGGATTGATGAACATCCAGTTTGCCGTGAAGAAAGAAGACGAGAAGCTCAACGTCTACGTGCTGGAAGTCAACCCGCGCGCCAGCCGCACGGTGCCGTTCGTGTCGAAGGCCACGGGCATGCCGCTGGCCAAGGTGGCCGCCAAAATCATGGCCGGCGTCTCGTTGGCCGAGCAAGGTTACGACTGCGACCCGATTCCGAGTCACGTCTCGGTAAAGGAAAGCGTGTTTCCGTTCATCAAGTTCTCAGGCGTGGATATCGTGCTGGGGCCCGAGATGCGCTCGACCGGCGAAGTGATGGGCATCAGCGATCGATTCTCGATTGCCTTCGCCAAGAGCCAACTTGCCGCCGGCGTCGTGCTGCCAAGCACGGGCACGATCTTCCTGAGCCTGACCATGCGCACCAAGCGCCACGTCCGCCCGATCGGCGAGAAGTTGACCTCACTGGGCTTCAACATCGTGGCGACCGCGGGCACCGCGCGGACGCTGGAAGAGGCGGGCATCCCGGTGAAGATCGTCAAGAAATTGCAGGAGGGGCATCCGAACCTGCTCGATTACCTGATCGACGGCCAGATCCAGTTGATCATCAACACGCCCAGCGGCAAGGGCGCACGCACCGACGAAGGACGCATCCGCGCGGCGGCCGTGGCGCACGGCGTGCCGTGCATCACCACCATTCCCGCGGCCGAAGCGGCGCTGCGGGCCATGGAAGCGCTGCGCGATGAAGAGCTCACCGTGCAGGCCTTGCAGGACCGCTTTCCGGCGGTGGCCAAGGAAGTGTGA